From the Candidatus Neomarinimicrobiota bacterium genome, the window CAATGTCGCCCTGGCGGATGATACCGTTTACCTGGACAATGGCGTGGGTAAAATCAGGCCCGGCATTCAGGTTGTGGCTGCCTCCGTGTAAGACTGTTATAGACTGCCCGGTACTGGTCTCAAATTCGCACGGAAACCGCAAATTCTTCCAGTATGCCTGCAGAAGCGATTCTTGCGGGGGGTCAGTGTTTACGTACATTTCCGTCTGTTCACGCACAATACCGGGAAAAGAGGCTGATATGGCATATGGGGTATGCACTGTAATTACCTTAGATTTTGTTCTATGGTATCAAAGGTTCTTGCGATGAGTTCATCACGGTTCTCCGCGGAATACTCTTCCAGCGGGATCGGCTCCCCGATCGTCACCGCAATCTTACCCGGATAGATGATCAGTTCTTTGTGTGGTGTTCGATCCCGGGCGCCATCGATGGTAACAGGCACCACAGGATACCCTGTATCCAGAGCAAACATAAAGCCACCTTTCTTGAAACGGTTGAGTTTTCCGGATACTGACCGGGTTCCCTCCGGAAACACAACCACCGACTCCGATCGTCTCACTACGCGTTCCGCTGCAGCCTGAAGACTACTAATCGCTCGGTCCCTGTTCTCCCTGTCGATCTTGATATATCCTCCGAGCGAGAGCGCCCACCCGAATACCGGGATACGAAACAACTCCTTCTTGGCCATCATCCTGACCTGGAACGGGAGGGCAACAAAGATCGCCGGGATATCCAACGCACTCTGATGGTTTGCCATAAAAACATATTGTCGGTTATCCTGCAACTGTTCCAGACCAGTCACAGAAATCGAAACACCGTTGACAAAAAGCAAAAATCCGGCCCAGGTTCTGGCACACCAATTTATTAGCCGTCCCCGGCGGTCAGGTATTCCGCCCAGCAGGGCCAGCAGCGCAAAAATAACTGTAAGAAAAAAGGCGGTAAAAACGGTCCTGACGGTGAGGAACGGACGTTTCACGCCGGGTGTTACCTGGTCAGCGACTCAACATGTGCGAGATGCTCGGCGCGTTCAAGCCGGAATAGCGCCTCCTCGATGCTTTCTCCCACAGCGACTGCACCGTGGCGCTTCATGATACCCACCGATGCATCGGCGAGTGCATCCGCCACCAGTTTGGCATATTCGGCACTGCCAGGTTCCTCCGCCGGAATCATGATGATATTACCTATAGTCTCCGCCGTTTCGTACAGCAGGGAGATATCCGGGAGTTCATCCCGCAGGCCCCACGCGGTCAGATGTACCGGGTGTGCGTGGACTACCGCGTTCACGTCAGGAAATTTCCGATAGATTTCGGCGTGCATCCGCCATTCGGATGAAGCCCGGTCAGAGACATCGTCATCTTCGGGTTGAATATGCACCAAATCCTGCGGCTTTAGCTGCTCCTTCCGGATGCCGGTCGGAGTAATTATAACGGTTTTCTCGTCCAGTCTGAGACTGACATTGCCGTCACTGGCCGGCATCATCCCGATGCTGCTCAGACGCCGGCAGGTTTCCACTATCTGATATTCGTCTTCTCGGCTCATTTACTTTAGAATGGTTGTACCGAGGTACGGCTGCAGCACCTCGGGAAGTTTCACAGTTCCCTCGTCGGTCTGATGGGTCTCCAGCAGCGCCACCAACAGCCGGGCGGTTGCCACACCAGACCCGTTGAGTGTATGCACAAATTCGGTCTGTCCGGTAGATTCATTCCGATAACGGATATTACCACGTCGAGCCTGAAAATCCTCAAAGTTGCTGCAGCTGGAGACCTCCAGCCACCGATTTTCGCCCGGCGCCCAGATCTCCAGGTCATAGCACTTCGCGGCGGCGAAACTCAGGTCTCCCGTTGCAAGGGATAATACTCTGTACGGCAGTTCCAGCGCCTGCAGGATTGCCTCCGCGTTGTTGGTCAGGGATTCCAGTACCTGGTACGATTCTTCGGGCTTCACCAGTTGAACCATTTCTACCTTGTTAAATTGATGGAGCCGCAGAAACCCCCGCGTGTCTCTGCCATAACTGCCGGCCTCCCGGCGAAAGCACGGAGTAAATGCCACATATTTTGTCGGAAGCCGATCCTGCTTCAGGATCTCTCCCTTGTGGATATTTGTCACCGGGACCTCGGCCGTCGGGATCAGGAACAGGTCATCAGACGAGATATGGTACATATCCTCTTCCAGCTTCGGTAGCTGCCCTGTGTTCTGCATCGAATCCCTGGTGGCCAGCAGTGGCGGCATCACCTCAGTATATCCGTGATTTTCCACGTGAAAATCGATCATAAAACTGAGCAAAGCACGTTCCAGTTTGGCGCCCGGCCCGGTATAGAGCGGAAATCCTGAACCGCTTATTTGGGCACCGCGCTCCAGATCGAACAGGCCGAGCTTATCGCCCAGCTCGGTATGGTTGAGCGGCTCAAAGTCGAACTCCGGCGCTTCTCCCCAGGTGCGGACCTCAACGTTGGCTGACTCGTCCGGCCCCACAGGAGCCGACTCATGAGGGACGTTCGGTACAGTCAGCAGCAGCGTATCGAGTTCTTCCTCAACCTCGGCTAATTCGACGTCGATCTCCTTGATCTCGGCGGCTACTTTTTGCATGGCGGCGATCTGATCGCTGACATCCTCGCCAGCCTTCTTTTTTTGCCCGATCTCTTCTGACACCACATTCCGGCGATGCTTCAGACCGTTTCCGTCCTGGAGCAGTTCCCGGCGCCGGGCATCCAGTTCAAGGATGGCTTCAATATCCGCCTTTTCGTTCTTATTCTGAATCGCTTCCCGAAAGAGTTCGGGGTTTTCCCGTAATTTTTTAACGTCAATCATGATAACGGCAGTTTTCCGGTGTTTGAGTGTTCAAGTGTTTCCCAAGGGATCCCTGCGGAACAGGTCACCGTGTGTTGAGGTGTTAAAGTGTTATAGTATTGCAGCAACAGTATTGCGTTTTGATTTAAATTATACATCGCTCAGTGAAGATTTAACTGTCGGCGACGCTTGAAGCGGTCACCGACAGGAGTTCCTGGTCTTTTTTTTACGTAATACGCAGTACGCAATACTTTTACCCTTATTCCCTATACCCTTTTCCCGTCTTTCACATCAGGAAAAGTAGCCATTGACAGTTTCAATTACCAGCTGTTGGTCTTCCTCCGGCATCTCCGGATAGATGGGGAGCGAGATTATATGATCCGCCACATCTTCTGCCACCGGAACGCCGAGATTTCGGCCTACGTTCCGGAATGCCGGCTGTTGGTGCAGCGGAATCGGGTAGTGAATCGCGGTCGGGATGTCTTTTTCGCCGAGATATCCCCGCAATCCGTCCCGGTCCGGCACTTGGATGGAGAACTGGTGGTAGATGTGAGTGTTCCCATCGAGTGTTGTGGGAAATGTCACCTCATCCGCTGAAATGCCATTCATGTAATTTTCGGCAATTTGCGCCCGCCTGGAATTCCACTCGTCCAGATGCGGAAGCTTAACCCGCAGAATCGCTGCCTGAAGGGCGTCAAGCCGGCTGTTCACGCCGAGCGCTTCGTGTTTATACTTCTGCTTGGATCCGTGCTTGGTGATCATGCGGAGTTTTTCGGCCAGATCTTCGTCATCGGTGACCATCATTCCGGCATCGCCATAGGCGCCGAGGTTTTTGCTCGGAAAAAAACTGATGCAGCCCACGGTTCCTGTCGTCCCGACGAACTTACCGTGCCGTTTGGCGCCAATAGCCT encodes:
- a CDS encoding 1-acyl-sn-glycerol-3-phosphate acyltransferase; the protein is MKRPFLTVRTVFTAFFLTVIFALLALLGGIPDRRGRLINWCARTWAGFLLFVNGVSISVTGLEQLQDNRQYVFMANHQSALDIPAIFVALPFQVRMMAKKELFRIPVFGWALSLGGYIKIDRENRDRAISSLQAAAERVVRRSESVVVFPEGTRSVSGKLNRFKKGGFMFALDTGYPVVPVTIDGARDRTPHKELIIYPGKIAVTIGEPIPLEEYSAENRDELIARTFDTIEQNLR
- a CDS encoding class II aldolase/adducin family protein, translated to MSREDEYQIVETCRRLSSIGMMPASDGNVSLRLDEKTVIITPTGIRKEQLKPQDLVHIQPEDDDVSDRASSEWRMHAEIYRKFPDVNAVVHAHPVHLTAWGLRDELPDISLLYETAETIGNIIMIPAEEPGSAEYAKLVADALADASVGIMKRHGAVAVGESIEEALFRLERAEHLAHVESLTR
- the serS gene encoding serine--tRNA ligase, which codes for MIDVKKLRENPELFREAIQNKNEKADIEAILELDARRRELLQDGNGLKHRRNVVSEEIGQKKKAGEDVSDQIAAMQKVAAEIKEIDVELAEVEEELDTLLLTVPNVPHESAPVGPDESANVEVRTWGEAPEFDFEPLNHTELGDKLGLFDLERGAQISGSGFPLYTGPGAKLERALLSFMIDFHVENHGYTEVMPPLLATRDSMQNTGQLPKLEEDMYHISSDDLFLIPTAEVPVTNIHKGEILKQDRLPTKYVAFTPCFRREAGSYGRDTRGFLRLHQFNKVEMVQLVKPEESYQVLESLTNNAEAILQALELPYRVLSLATGDLSFAAAKCYDLEIWAPGENRWLEVSSCSNFEDFQARRGNIRYRNESTGQTEFVHTLNGSGVATARLLVALLETHQTDEGTVKLPEVLQPYLGTTILK
- a CDS encoding DegT/DnrJ/EryC1/StrS family aminotransferase, with product MLDLVKQYNNLQPEMDEAIQRVLDSGYFIMGPELKAFEGEVADYMQVGHAVGCASGTDALQVALMALDVGPGDEVITTPFTFVATVEVIALLGAEPVYVDITPDSYTIDPAKLEEAITEKTRAIIPVHLYGQSAHMEEINRIAENHRIAVIEDTAQAIGAKRHGKFVGTTGTVGCISFFPSKNLGAYGDAGMMVTDDEDLAEKLRMITKHGSKQKYKHEALGVNSRLDALQAAILRVKLPHLDEWNSRRAQIAENYMNGISADEVTFPTTLDGNTHIYHQFSIQVPDRDGLRGYLGEKDIPTAIHYPIPLHQQPAFRNVGRNLGVPVAEDVADHIISLPIYPEMPEEDQQLVIETVNGYFS